The Erythrobacter sp. JK5 genome includes a region encoding these proteins:
- a CDS encoding type II and III secretion system protein family protein, whose translation MKRLTAKMLLASLAAAPLAAVPATTATAQQVTNPSQDILLSIGRGQLVTVPGAMTDVFVANENVADVQVKSQRQLYVFGRSGGETTIYASNAAGTVIWSANVRVGSNIDSIDQMLNLAMPEAKIGVATMGANTVLLTGTVGAPEDAAEAERLVQAFLGEEANVISRLKTATPLQVNLKVTFAEVSRSLVREINGNLTTFDAATGGFRGGVGTGRLLGQAGEISNPRGPVSVGQGAQNPALIVPLRDANGAIVLDANGVPLTQTIAGTGIDSQGGTTIAGLGRLFGLDLSGALDLSEQLGLITTLSEPNLTALSGETATFLAGGEFPIPISEGLGNVSIEYRNFGVSLAYTPTVLANGRISMRVRPEVSELSSQGAVTLNGFQVPALTIRRTETTVELGSGQSFMIAGLMSNSSQNAVDKAPGLGDVPILGNLFRSRSFRKGETELVIIVTPYLVKPVDAKDIKLPTDGFRSANEFEQLITYQNNAGKSGEQRPGPTAADNEAPDPAVSSADPAAIVPNNAPSERSADKKNRKQDRQAAAPGFSF comes from the coding sequence ATGAAACGCCTAACTGCCAAAATGCTGCTGGCGAGCCTTGCCGCCGCGCCGCTTGCCGCGGTCCCGGCGACCACGGCCACCGCGCAGCAAGTGACCAACCCGTCGCAGGATATCCTCCTGTCGATCGGTCGCGGACAGCTTGTCACGGTCCCGGGTGCGATGACCGACGTGTTCGTCGCCAACGAGAACGTGGCCGACGTCCAGGTCAAGTCGCAGCGCCAGCTGTACGTCTTCGGACGGTCCGGCGGCGAGACCACGATCTATGCCAGCAACGCAGCCGGCACGGTGATCTGGTCCGCCAACGTTCGCGTGGGCTCGAACATCGACAGCATCGACCAGATGCTGAACCTCGCCATGCCCGAAGCCAAGATCGGCGTCGCGACCATGGGGGCCAACACCGTATTGCTGACCGGCACGGTCGGCGCGCCCGAAGATGCCGCCGAAGCCGAACGGCTGGTGCAGGCGTTCCTTGGCGAGGAAGCCAATGTCATCTCGCGGCTCAAGACCGCGACTCCGCTGCAGGTCAACCTGAAGGTGACCTTTGCCGAGGTGAGCCGTTCGCTCGTTCGCGAGATCAACGGCAACCTGACGACCTTCGATGCCGCAACCGGTGGGTTCCGCGGCGGGGTCGGCACGGGCCGCCTGCTCGGCCAGGCCGGCGAGATCAGCAATCCCCGAGGCCCGGTTTCGGTCGGACAGGGGGCTCAGAACCCCGCTCTGATTGTCCCGCTGCGGGATGCGAACGGAGCCATTGTGCTTGACGCGAACGGTGTCCCCCTGACCCAAACGATTGCCGGCACCGGCATCGATAGCCAGGGCGGGACCACGATCGCAGGTCTTGGTCGCCTGTTCGGCCTTGATCTGTCGGGCGCGCTGGACTTGTCCGAGCAGCTTGGTCTCATCACCACCCTTTCGGAGCCGAACTTGACCGCGCTTTCGGGTGAAACCGCCACCTTCCTGGCCGGCGGCGAGTTCCCGATCCCGATCAGCGAAGGCCTCGGCAATGTGTCGATCGAATACCGCAATTTCGGCGTCAGCCTGGCTTACACCCCGACGGTGCTCGCCAACGGCCGGATTTCGATGCGGGTCCGCCCGGAAGTGTCGGAACTGTCGAGCCAGGGAGCGGTGACGCTCAACGGCTTCCAGGTTCCCGCGTTGACCATCCGCCGTACCGAAACCACCGTCGAACTGGGCTCGGGCCAGAGCTTCATGATCGCGGGCCTGATGAGCAACAGCTCGCAGAACGCGGTCGACAAGGCCCCCGGCCTCGGCGACGTGCCGATCCTCGGCAACCTGTTCCGTTCGCGCTCGTTCCGCAAGGGCGAGACCGAGCTGGTGATCATCGTCACCCCGTACCTCGTGAAGCCGGTTGATGCGAAAGACATCAAGCTGCCGACCGACGGGTTCCGTTCGGCCAACGAGTTCGAACAGCTGATCACCTACCAGAACAACGCCGGCAAGTCGGGCGAACAGCGCCCCGGACCGACGGCGGCCGACAACGAGGCACCGGATCCTGCTGTCAGCAGCGCCGATCCGGCTGCCATCGTCCCGAACAACGCTCCGAGCGAGCGCAGCGCGGACAAGAAGAACCGCAAGCAGGACCGCCAGGCGGCGGCTCCCGGCTTCAGCTTCTAA
- a CDS encoding CpaD family pilus assembly protein, which translates to MPFAKHSKLTGALALSLGLAVAGCAGMPTNTSLYSDKQPVVERTNFTFDVQTNGGGLAISEQQRLNGWFETMDLRYGDRITVEDPSANPAVADAVSELASRYGLIVGETAPTTAGYLNPGQARVVITRTTASVPGCPDWSAKADANYLNGTSPGYGCSVNSNMAAMVADPQDLLEGKKGDGETTIATSNKAISTYRETAPSGAQGLQNASAGNGGGN; encoded by the coding sequence ATGCCCTTTGCCAAACACAGCAAGCTGACAGGTGCTCTCGCCCTCTCGCTCGGCCTCGCGGTCGCGGGTTGTGCCGGAATGCCTACCAACACCAGCCTCTACAGCGACAAGCAGCCGGTGGTGGAACGCACCAATTTCACGTTCGACGTCCAGACCAATGGCGGCGGCCTTGCGATCTCCGAACAACAGCGGCTCAACGGCTGGTTCGAGACCATGGACCTTCGCTACGGCGACCGGATCACGGTCGAGGACCCGTCGGCCAACCCTGCGGTTGCCGACGCGGTCAGCGAACTCGCCAGCCGCTATGGACTGATTGTGGGCGAAACCGCGCCGACTACGGCCGGCTATCTCAATCCCGGCCAGGCGCGTGTGGTGATCACCCGCACGACCGCTTCGGTCCCAGGTTGCCCCGACTGGTCGGCCAAGGCGGATGCCAATTACCTGAACGGCACCAGCCCAGGTTACGGCTGCTCGGTCAACAGCAACATGGCGGCGATGGTCGCCGATCCGCAAGATCTGCTCGAGGGCAAGAAGGGCGACGGTGAAACCACCATCGCAACTTCGAACAAGGCCATCTCGACCTATCGCGAGACCGCTCCCAGCGGGGCTCAAGGTCTGCAA